The Acipenser ruthenus unplaced genomic scaffold, fAciRut3.2 maternal haplotype, whole genome shotgun sequence genome window below encodes:
- the LOC117404563 gene encoding F-box/LRR-repeat protein 12-like — protein sequence MEGPESLSLNYLPENILIDILSCLGVRDLLRISRVCKKWRRIVQDKKLWVHVDLSGYSMVSSKVLWLLLRRYLGSGLLSLSLRGQLGSLRKQGLLSPALLRALSQRCPRLRLLSLTQEDLKGLGSHHQLPASLRALGMCRCEVPPLFFRAAPQGSVRTGLETLVLRNVPSFCDSHLKSLASQVSLKTLVLSGTYRVTDLGIGDSAESLAQLSRLELHGCGVSETVLHFVGRHMRKLRALQLSGLPSLTGAGLGCISQLPELETLSLERCRGNGEGEGLLNPEVIVAACRPLPALRTLRLSQSDFGGPEAIGKVREGLPGCLVTSAPYPSPLVLTPWGTSR from the exons ATGGAAGGACCGGAGAGTCTGTCCCTGAATTATTTGCCCGAGAATATTTTAATAGACATCTTATCCTGCCTCGGCGTAAGAGACCTTCTTCGAATAAGCAG AGTCTGCAAGAAGTGGAGAAGGATTGTCCAGGACAAGAAGCTGTGGGTGCACGTGGACCTGAGTGGGTACAGCATG GTCTCCTCCAAGGTGCTGTGGCTGCTGCTGCGCCGGTACCTGGGCAGCGGGCTGCTCTCTCTGAGCCTGCGAGGGCAGCTGGGCTCGCTCCGGAAGCAAGGGCTCCTCTCCCCAGCCCTGCTGCGGGCCCTGAGCCAGCGCTGCCCCCGGCTGCGACTCCTCTCCCTCACCCAGGAGGACCTCAAGGGGCTGGGCAGCCACCACCAGCTCCCGGCTTCTCTGCGGGCCCTGGGGATGTGCCGCTGTGAGGTCCCGCCCCTGTTCTTCCGAGCCGCTCCACAGGGAAGCGTCAGGACGGGGCTGGAGACTCTCGTCCTGAGGAACGTGCCGTCCTTCTGCGACTCCCACCTCAAATCCCTCGCCTCCCAG gtcTCTCTGAAGACGCTGGTTCTGTCTGGTACCTACCGCGTGACGGACCTGGGGATCGGGGACAGCGCGGAGAGCCTGGCCCAGCTGTCCCGTCTGGAGCTGCACGGCTGTGGCGTGTCGGAGACCGTCCTGCACTTTGTGGGGCGCCACATGAGGAAGCTGAGGGCCCTGCAGCTCTCGGGTCTCCCCTCCTTGACGGGGGCCGGGCTGGGCTGCATCTCCCAGCTCCCAGAGCTGGAGACCCTGAGCTTGGAGCGTTGCCGTGGCAACGGCGAGGGGGAGGGGCTGCTGAACCCCGAGGTCATCGTCGCAGCCTGTCGCCCCCTTCCCGCTCTCAGGACCCTCCGCCTGAGCCAGAGCGATTTCGGGGGTCCAGAGGCGATCGGCAAGGTGAGGGAGGGGCTGCCGGGGTGCCTGGTCACCAGCGCCCCCTATCCCTCCCCCCTGGTACTGACTCCATGGGGCACAAGCAGATGA
- the LOC117969951 gene encoding transcription factor HES-7.1-A-like isoform X2 → MKLTGNMKLTGVTQIEDRKQHKKLLKPLIEKRRRERMNHSLESLRILLLENAQMKKLTNPKVEKAEILESAVAFLRRERACDGAEQRQRLRQVARDATESQRGYHDGFQDCLTRTASFLRQACSQTSETQRCTGPTLAASFSQYMTHHTQSRNSAGRQLYSSPETSPVETAAAPEPSARRLQRLVTGWGTSGVSLTPAASSPPQKQRRTGATRPRSGERAPLAFRHPNAVSCAPMSSKIGHSHSNAVWRPWP, encoded by the exons ctCCTAAAGCCGCTGATTGAGAAACGGAGGCGGGAGAGAATGAACCACAGCCTGGAGTCTTTGAGAATACTGCTGCTGGAAAACGCGCAGATGAAG AAATTAACCAACCCCAAAGTGGAAAAAGCGGAGATTCTGGAGAGCGCGGTCGCGTTTCTGCGGAGAGAACGTGCCTGCGACGGCGCGGAGCAGCGCCAGCGGCTGCGTCAGGTTGCTAGGGACGCCACCGAATCCCAACGCGGTTACCACGACGGCTTCCAAGACTGCCTCACTCGGACGGCCAGCTTCCTGCGGCAAGCGTGCAGCCAAACATCCGAAACCCAGCGCTGCACGGGACCGACACTGGCAGCCAGTTTCTCCCAGTATATGACGCACCACACCCAGTCTAGGAACTCGGCCGGGCGGCAGCTTTACTCCTCCCCTGAAACCTCTCCGGTGGAGACCGCAGCGGCACCTGAGCCGTCCGCACGCCGGCTGCAGCGCTTGGTGACCGGTTGGGGCACTAGCGGTGTCTCGCTGACCCCTGCCGCTTCCTCCCCTCCACAAAAACAGCGGAGAACCGGAGCCACACGCCCGCGCAGTGGGGAGAGGGCACCGCTGGCTTTCAGGCACCCCAACGCGGTCTCCTGCGCGCCTATGAGCTCCAAAATCGGCCACAGCCACTCCAACGCAGTGTGGCGACCCTGGCCATAA